The Rhopalosiphum maidis isolate BTI-1 chromosome 4, ASM367621v3, whole genome shotgun sequence region gataaaatataattaactataaaattgtttactttagTTTCActagttacaataataacgaattaatattaaaattgcaaaaatttaattaaagctTACCACCCACTTTTCATTATCGCCACCACCTATCgtgatgttttaattttatgattttaaattcatgtttaaattaaaaaattatattttacctaagtcgcaaaaaaatcatttatttttagaaaacttaaataatttttgcatGCGAAAGTCTATAATTgtttagctataatattatatactcatattacTTTTCACAAATCCTAACACGGAATCAAGAGCTGTTAGAGTCATTTCTCATTTGGAAACAATTCTGTGGctctatatataatttaattattgtaaatatagaaaaaaatatttctaacaaagacacaaatttaatattgaagaattttattttatttcgacgacacgtattattgtatattatacggaaAATAAAAGCGGGCAAACAGCGGTAAcatcaactataaaatatttaatgtatatatatatatataataaagtacacgaataataaataaactatttagtttatcgtagtaggtatatactatatattgtatagtagtttttattatttttaatttttcaaggtCTAACCGATACTACACGTTCTCGCGTTGAATTATCGAGCTACTTTGTAACGACTATCACAATATTTCCAATGgaatacacacgcacacaaacTTATAGATAGTATACACgtacacatacatacacacacacaaacacacacacacacacatatatatatggattTTAGGGACCTGTTAGAAAAAGCGGaggtaaataatgataataacgatgacgacgacgaaacACAATTGGCACCCGGTGGATAAAGGGATAGGTAATGTTGGATGGTGGGTACTGGGGAGTTGTCGGTGACTTGGGCACGGGCGGGAGACGCGTAAATAGTGATCGGAGTATCGGACCACCGCTCGGTGGCGGGGTCGGCAGCACGGAGGGTTTCATTCAGAGTGCGACGCGTGGGCGTCGCGACAGACCCCTATAAAACCTCACCCCGGCCGGGCGGATCGTGACAGTCCCGGAACAAACGTCGAGCACACGACACGTCGCCACTGGCGCGATCACGATACCAATAAgaagcaaaaaaatatttacacggCGGCTAGAAGAGACGGCaatatttacgaaaaaaataatataaccgaAAAGCGAACCGTAAGTAATTTTCAtcggtaataatatactatacttacGATGCATTTTACTTTATACTATTTTCACAGCAcccatttatacatatttttacttcgATAGAGCTTTCTTtgctatttttactattttaatgagACATTATGGTATTGCTTTTGTATTTCCCTAGTAGGTACTTATCATCCATTATTGAACATCATATACTGCTCAGTTAagcacatatataaatacgtaataattatattatattgtaaatgaaaataataccataatattattatgaatatacatGTTTGAGTCATTGTATTACAGTTTATAGTTTACATTATAacaatgataacatttttaaataaataaaaagtctcACTTTGCAGTCACAGAAAGCCTTGAGAGCGGTGTACTATAGCTAAACACTCGACAAACGACCCACGTCATCACAAACGATTTTCCCGCATAATTTGAGTCAATGTAGAAAATCCGTTTAGTTAAATTCAGTAACCATATCGATTTTATAaacttcaaatatatatttatatcgtatattaaatctagcaataattagttttaagtaattatcaaATCTAATATCTGcatgtattgattatatttatatttttaactgtaattTAAACTACCAATTAAACGttactttgataataatattctgataaaaagacatttggaaaaaaatctatgttgtattgctatattaataataaataagcataaattaaaatgtaatttaagctattattaaaaaaacttctttataaaatattataggtttttgacattattttatactgaaaaaaagaatttaaattatctaggGACGCCCGCAGAAAAGTAACTCACTAGTTGCTAAATACTTATAGTGTCAATATAGGCTGTGGGGGCTTGTAATCCCTCCCTCATACCATCTAAccgtaaatttatataaaatctgtGTACATCAATGATCAGTATgacaatatacatttgaaaccataactaattttatttaatagtgataaaaaaaatgtattttctttcttataaattatgcacACTACCaaccaatgaaaaaaatgccCATCgcctaaaatttaatttaaacttgccaataattttttttattttctattcgaaaaaatattttttttcatacctttgtcaattaatattaattatactattataatattttatttatatacagggtacaccaatattttattataacgaattgcttgaacataatatatagcctAACTTATAAAACAcagatgaaaaaattaataataaataatattatcattagtgactaaaataaatgtagtaaACGCGTAGTATTTTCGTTCTTTAGTGACTGTATACCTACGTAAATACTATAGAATCACAGTTTCTCATAATGcacattaactataaattaacaaaaaagaatttgtatactaaattatttatttgaaaaatccgaattattaaaaaatatttactccgGTGATGCCATTTGTATCACCTGCCCCCATCTTCAGGTGTCCCTgaaattactattttgtattGGTTAATAACAACatgttcaatataaattaaattgtttttctgaaaaaagtattatgtttCACTTTAAGTTCTATATgggttaatatttactttacacATCCcgcaaatattttgataacaagaacctttaataaaataaaaacttgctACACTAACACGGTAACacctatactaaaaaatattcagtctcaatttttagattttcaataattgaaagtaaatatttcaacaaaaatcaACTGTTATTTATGCACCGACTTAACGaaattttaacacattttaacaaccttaacaaaaataatacaaacattctaaatgtaatattattttcacataaacgaaaataaatcgTATCTCGTATACATTAACCTATAATAGTggtttgtacaatatttttatttagtcaaTAAAACGTTTGATTTCTttagataggtacctaaaaaaaatacaccatACTAAAacaatgtgatattattaaattaccttttttaatcaatttttgagggatgatgaaaattttaaatctaatctcaaaaaaagaattattgcTCCGCAGTGATCTCACGGCTGATGGACGATAATAACGAATTGTAAgtgattattcatttttttttttttgtcgataACAGATGAACTTGTTCACCACTTTATACGTGGCTATCGTGGCGACCGTGGTAGCGTGCTTAGCGTGGCCCGCCACGGCTCAAGTGCATAACATGAACCGGTACGGCAAACAGCAGTTGACCCAAAAACAATATCGATACGGCAACCCAACATGGGCGAACGGAATTAATCGGGCTGGTGGTTGGGCACCATCGTCATACGGAAACATGATGAGGCATTATCCGGTGTCGATGGCCCGATACGGAGCGATAATGGGTGGCGGTAGACAAACGCTATCGCCGGACGACTATTACGATAGCGAAGTCAGATCGGTCGCATACGATCCAAGCCCTAGACGGTACGACCGATTGGACTACGCTGTAGTCAGGTACCCGAGTTACGGTGTTGGTTACGGTGGTTACGGTTATTACCCGGTAGCCAGCCTGGCAGCGCCGGGCGGTGGCAGCGGCGTTGCCGTCGATGACGATCTGTTgtatgacgacgacgatgacgaccgTGACCGCGACCGCGATGACGACGACAGTGACGATTCGTTGTTTGGAGATCGGACCGGACAAATGGCCGCGGCAACGATCAACAGGTATGAGTCTCCCACTTCGAGATATCCGATGACGGACAAGATACACAATTTCCGGAAAGTGTTCATGTCAAACCTCGTGTCACCGTCAAACGCGTTCAAGTCACCCAAAGAACGGCAGCTGTATGATTTTTGGGAATCCTTGATCAACGGCGACCTGGATGACATGCAGCAAACCGACGACACCGTCGGGCAACAACGCCTGGACCGTCAACAGCATCAGTCGCCACTGGACTATGGGTCCCCCAGTTCGTTGTTGTATCAACACTTGCCACCGATATTTCTCAAGCtgcagcaacagcaacagcagaAACAGAAATTACAGAATCAACAGCACTTACTAAAACAGCACTACAAATCGGTTGACGAACAGACACCTCCACCGCCACCATCTCCGCCTTCATCATCGTACTCGGCTCTGTCGTCGCCATTGCAGACCGTACAACGCGGGAATTTCTACAAACAGTGGGCGAACGGATCGCCACTCATCAAGAGATCTTCGGTCGGTGGAATCCAACGGGCTATATCACCATTATCGTCTCTATCATCGTCATCATTATCATCATCCACTTTGGACAACGACGACGTACGGCAGTTGCAAGAGCTTAAATCTAACAACAGCGCTATCAATACGACAGCTACGGCGACAACAATGACCACATCGACCACAACAACCACTACCATGGTCGCCGGTACGAGTACCTTGGGTGCACCATCGCTACCCATGGCGGACGGAGGGCAGAGAGAGTTTGTGCTGCCCAGACCGGCGGGCGAGAAAACGGATTTAGAAAGTCTCTTGGAGGTAATCGCCGAAGGTGGTCTTCGTGGAAACTACGGCGATAACGGAAATGTGAGTATATACACTTAACGTTCAATAATCGTGAAAATCCTGCTGTGTGTGGATGTTGGTTAAACCGACATAgtgtgctatattatattattactgcaGTTTTCCATTTTCGTCATGATACGCGGTTCCGTTTTAGTGCTTTCCACTCAAAGacgattttcgttttttttttaatagccgTCGCCAATTGATAATGTTAActctagaaatataaaaatgaaacattcGAATATTCTATACTTAACACTCGgtgtagtattaaaaaaaagatcatacgattgttattttaaatatatggtttaaaaattCCATACTATATCATGTAAAATCTACGTTTATTTGATTAGGATCTGTTAaaagctattaaaaataaaaataacaattaggtGAATGTATAAGgctcgaaaaaataataattgtgattaATGAAACTAtagattattaacattatcgCGTGTTTAGAACGCACTCATTGGGCTCCggaaattacaaatattcctCTGTAAACCGTCACATAAGGGTAATCCATTGAGTAAGTGTATTGCGATTAActgaaatcaaaaaatgtccattttatttattttgtcgaAACATGCAAGTGTGTCGACGAtcgaaatcattttttaattgcaaacaaaaagtattaaaatagcgACAGGACCAAGTTTAAGggtaactaattaataatttattaatttagattaattttaaattattattggtactatattatacaataacgtATCCAATTATTCATTgttaaacagttttaatatgataataattaatatgcctACAAATTTCTGAGAAATaactaaacatatattatattaatgttgcatagttttatttaattcaatatttaccgCCAcagtaacttaataatattattatacccactataatactaaattgtttaaagtcaatcaaaaaataggaaaattagaaataaataacgttttaaaatatggtctaaataaaaaagtagacAACGGGATAGgaatttcgttttatttaataaaattctttaaattcaACAATTGTAAACAGTAGTCACTGTAGTATGTTTGAACAtaagtagaaaatattttgaaactaaCAAGATAAAATGGTAGCATATATACtggtattttatacaaaaaaaaattaatacttaatacattttactatataatactaaatatatgtgtgtatatattgtaaactgtatattatgtacgatttAACAAGCTGCAATAATGTCACTACCGGGAGTAGTTAAAGCTACATCACTGAAATGGTTCTGTGACCAAGTAAcgcattataataaagaacatttatttttagtgcctagacatctttaaattatagttttatcatcgaaaaatgtattttctctTAAATTGCAATTATgtgaaaaatcattaaatatttacactaaTTCTGTGTACGTagctacatattatagttagtaCCTAGTACATCAtagttgagaaaaaaaatttggatatataaatattttacaataatattgtaaaaatgtaataattgttaattttaaagtcgaaagaaaaattataaaatttttgcgctattcttttataaatacatattaactaAGGCTAAAGAGTGGCAACAGACAGTACAGATTACACGTAATTCgtattttaaacatgaaatTATGTTATCATATTCTCAGAAGGCaagtaatactatttatttaaataccattatttgactaatattattggttatacGTGGAAATAGCATGATATTTATCATCTTATAAATTTTGCTTACGTATTACAGACGAAAATTGTCTGCGAAGAGTCTTCTTAGGTAATATTGGGAAATTATTGTCAAAGTATTTCTAGAAtagtatgaaattttaaaatatattattcatatatcataaatgtaGAATGGTTAACACATTTGATTAAGTTTCCATAGATACTTGACAAGTTATCTTgaagtgtaaaataatattcaccgaatattatattatattatataaatgtataatacatctcTCGAGGCGATTAATAAGGAAAAAGCTATTTACCTTAATATCAACAAGTAGCCGATGAGTAATTAGTTAGCAACCGTTGTTAGGCAACATACATTACAGTAAATGATCCTCCAACggaataaattaactatctaattcttaaagttttttttaaaaaaaacttttaaataaggaAGGtagaacttaaaatttaatttaaaaaaaaaatacttaaacaactaataataat contains the following coding sequences:
- the LOC113561360 gene encoding uncharacterized protein LOC113561360; the protein is MNLFTTLYVAIVATVVACLAWPATAQVHNMNRYGKQQLTQKQYRYGNPTWANGINRAGGWAPSSYGNMMRHYPVSMARYGAIMGGGRQTLSPDDYYDSEVRSVAYDPSPRRYDRLDYAVVRYPSYGVGYGGYGYYPVASLAAPGGGSGVAVDDDLLYDDDDDDRDRDRDDDDSDDSLFGDRTGQMAAATINRYESPTSRYPMTDKIHNFRKVFMSNLVSPSNAFKSPKERQLYDFWESLINGDLDDMQQTDDTVGQQRLDRQQHQSPLDYGSPSSLLYQHLPPIFLKLQQQQQQKQKLQNQQHLLKQHYKSVDEQTPPPPPSPPSSSYSALSSPLQTVQRGNFYKQWANGSPLIKRSSVGGIQRAISPLSSLSSSSLSSSTLDNDDVRQLQELKSNNSAINTTATATTMTTSTTTTTTMVAGTSTLGAPSLPMADGGQREFVLPRPAGEKTDLESLLEVIAEGGLRGNYGDNGNFPKDAKVNKKRSFVSDETSLAAQLGALRKN